A single window of Stigmatopora nigra isolate UIUO_SnigA chromosome 22, RoL_Snig_1.1, whole genome shotgun sequence DNA harbors:
- the LOC144215755 gene encoding EF-hand calcium-binding domain-containing protein 4B-like has translation MAALIVPSALTNTTAGSKCGNEGANLEKRHVAQNMVLEKTREFFQVCDIEKKGFITQRDMQRLLGEVPLNADDLEKVFDTLDSDSNGFLTLEEFSAGFSEFMYGRDISLKEGMGEKNPCTKLPEALYLSRWEASSVTSEDEEEKHFSMLMERLGANRVLEDPAEVRNLWAQLRRDEPHLLTNFEDFLARVTSQIIVANQEKKEMESALHRKTATHDDEIHRLYEEMEQQIKTERERIVLQDYKKFVSRSQDLERQLTTKEKELEQLFHKQRSLEDQCQELHSVQHVTNVENVKLKKTNNELAKELDYASQELLLAQEQLSLLHEKSTRLNEEQEMEIYRMTEGLQRERASLLKQLEMMREVNKHLRDEKDISFQNPHNFKSTRLQPRLPYNALTNTHFLKSCEDVEEDLSKNPAKMLMKTCGPDVTRGYLPRLISIEEDHLPHLLQNGAYTQFPLQPYNEGEEVTDQEENIDLMMSDIYPDQHHLSDEVEEMYQTPTSPRGQPVGKETSINEESSPSLPDRLFKIVLVGNSSVGKTSLLRRFCDNCFHSDTSATVGLDYSVKTIMVDNSQVALQVWDTAGQERYRSITKQFFRKADGVVVMYDITVQQSFTAVREWLTSVKEGSGEDITLMLLGNKTDLERERQVHKAMGERLAKDCQMTFFECSACSGQNVVEAMLHLARTLKEQEDREKEKTVQLINSSMEKKKICC, from the exons AGGCTTCTTGGCGAAGTCCCTCTCAATGCAGACGACTTGGAGAAAGTTTTTGACACTCTCGATTCTGACAGCAACGGATTTCTAACCCTCGAGGAGTTTTCAGCTGGCTTTA GTGAATTTATGTATGGCAGGGACATTTCGTTAAAAGAAGGCATGGGAGAAAAAAACCCCTGCACAAAACTTCCGGAGGCGCTTTACCTGAGCCGATGGGAAGCGAGTTCGGTAACCtcagaggatgaagaggagaaGCATTTTTCCATGCTAATGGAGCGCCTCGGAGCCAACAGGGTCCTTGAAGA tcctgCAGAGGTACGTAATTTGTGGGCTCAACTACGACGGGATGAGCCACACCTGTTGACTAATTTTGAGGACTTCCTAGCAAGGGTAACATCCCAAATAATTGTTGCaaaccaggaaaaaaaggagatgGAGAGTGCACTGCacag AAAAACAGCAACACATGATGATGAGATCCATCGACTTTACGAGGAAATGGAGCAGCAAATAAAGACTGAAAGAGAACGAATTGTGTTGcag GATTATAAGAAGTTTGTGTCCCGTAGTCAAGACCTTGAAAGACAGCTGACCACTAAAGAGAAAGAGTTGGAGCAGCTATTTCACAAGCAGAGGAGC TTGGAAGATCAGTGTCAGGAGCTTCACAGTGTGCAACATGTGACCAATGTGGAGAATGtaaagttgaaaaaaacaaataatgaacTGGCAAAAGAATTGGATTATGCCAGTCAAGAGCTGCTTTTGGCACAGGAGCAGCTAAGTTTGCTCCACGAAAAGTCCACACGACTCAACGAGGAGCAGGAAAT GGAAATATACCGGATGACAGAAGGACTGCAACGTGAGCGAGCAAGCCTTCTTAAACAATTGGAGATGATGAG ggaagtaaacaaacatttacgagatgaaaaagacatttcattTCAG AATCCTCATAATTTTAAGAGCACAAGATTGCAGCCAAGGCTTCCATATAATGCTTTGACAAACACTCACTTCCTCAAAAG CTGTGAGGATGTAGAAGAGGATCTAAGTAAGAACCCAGCCAAGATGTTGATGAAAACATGTGGCCCAGACGTGACCAGAGGTTACCTACCAAGGCTCATCTCCATTGAGGAGGACCACCTGCCACATTTGCTCCAAAATGGCGCCTACACTCAATTCCCTCTTCAGCCATATAATGAAGGCGAGGAAGTGACAGACCAGGAAGAGAATATAGACTTGATGATGAGTGATATTTATCCTGATCAGCATCATTTGTCGGATGAAGTTGAAGAAATGTACCAAACTCCCACGTCTCCAAGGGGTCAACCTGTTGGCAAGGAGACCAGCATAAAT GAAGAAAGCAGTCCCTCGTTGCCAGACCGCCTCTTTAAAATCGTACTTGTGGGGAATTCCAGTGTTGGCAAGACCTCACTCCTACGACGCTTTTGTGATAACTGTTTCCATTCTGACACATCTGCCACTGTTG GTTTGGACTACAGTGTGAAAACAATAATGGTGGATAACAGCCAGGTGGCACTGCAGGTGTGGGATACGGCAGGACAAGAAAG GTATCGAAGCATTACCAAGCAATTTTTCCGCAAAGCTGATGGTGTGGTTGTAATGTATGACATAACAGTTCAGCAGAGTTTCACAGCTGTCAGGGAGTGGCTCACAAGTGTAAAG GAAGGCTCAGGCGAAGACATAACTTTAATGCTGTTGGGAAACAAAACCGACTTGGAACGGGAAAGACAAGTGCATAAAGCAATGGGGGAGAGGCTGGCTAAG GACTGTCAGATGACTTTCTTTGAGTGCAGTGCATGCTCAGGGCAAAATGTAGTAGAGGCCATGCTTCATTTGGCTAG AACCCTAAAAGAGCAAGAAGAtcgagaaaaagaaaagactgTCCAGTTGATCAACAGCTcaatggagaagaagaaaatctGCTGCtaa